In the genome of Lentisphaera araneosa HTCC2155, one region contains:
- a CDS encoding DegQ family serine endoprotease, with amino-acid sequence MKKILCFTAMALLASPALAEEDVKKEISQLKQTSRAFAHVAKKVSPAVVQIRVEKDVERRSRGRNSQQEEFLRRFFGQAPERNKEEEEPRKRREEVGQGSGFIISEDGYVLTNNHVIGEADHIKVSLADGRELEAKVIGKDPKSDVAVVKVDAKDLPTLALGDSSKLEIGEWVMAIGNPFGLSHTVTAGIVSAKGRNSVGITDYENFIQTDAAINPGNSGGPLVDLDGNAVGINTAIFSQSGGYMGIGFAIPIDMVKNITEQLIADGSVTRGFIGIYMQELTSELAESFGVKSGILISQVSPGSPAEDAGLLSGDVIVKLKGKAIKNLADFRNKIAMEKPGDKILLDIIREDKEKEVKIVVGSRDKVLAKVEKYGLTVEETSSIDAKEFGSDLPEGLIITQVKANSIAEDAGLRAGMVIAQVNRRSVKTTKEYNEALSLKPGQALLLVKANGVSRYVLLKK; translated from the coding sequence ATGAAAAAAATACTCTGTTTCACAGCTATGGCCTTACTTGCAAGTCCAGCTTTAGCGGAAGAAGATGTAAAAAAAGAAATTTCACAACTTAAACAAACCAGTCGAGCATTTGCGCATGTCGCAAAAAAAGTCTCGCCAGCAGTAGTGCAAATACGTGTGGAAAAGGATGTAGAGCGAAGAAGCAGGGGACGTAATAGTCAACAAGAAGAATTTTTACGTCGTTTTTTTGGTCAAGCACCAGAAAGAAATAAAGAAGAAGAGGAACCCCGTAAGCGTCGCGAAGAAGTCGGTCAGGGTTCAGGATTTATTATCTCTGAAGATGGCTACGTCTTAACAAATAATCACGTTATTGGTGAGGCCGACCACATTAAAGTGAGTTTAGCTGATGGGCGCGAACTTGAAGCCAAAGTTATTGGTAAAGATCCTAAGTCTGATGTGGCAGTTGTGAAAGTTGATGCCAAAGATTTACCTACATTAGCGCTCGGTGATTCATCTAAACTCGAAATTGGTGAGTGGGTAATGGCGATTGGTAATCCCTTTGGACTCTCCCATACAGTGACAGCAGGTATTGTTTCGGCAAAAGGACGCAACAGTGTCGGTATCACAGATTACGAAAACTTCATTCAGACTGATGCTGCTATTAATCCTGGTAATTCAGGGGGTCCATTAGTTGATCTCGATGGAAATGCAGTGGGAATCAATACAGCAATTTTTAGTCAGAGTGGTGGTTATATGGGCATCGGTTTTGCCATTCCTATTGATATGGTGAAGAATATTACTGAGCAACTCATTGCCGATGGCTCCGTTACGCGTGGTTTTATAGGTATCTACATGCAGGAATTAACCTCTGAGTTAGCGGAAAGTTTTGGAGTTAAATCGGGTATTTTGATTTCTCAAGTGAGTCCTGGTTCTCCAGCTGAAGACGCTGGTCTGCTCTCGGGTGATGTCATTGTAAAACTTAAAGGGAAAGCCATTAAGAATTTGGCTGACTTCAGAAATAAGATTGCCATGGAAAAACCTGGAGACAAAATCTTACTAGATATCATTCGTGAAGATAAAGAAAAAGAAGTTAAGATTGTGGTTGGTTCACGCGATAAAGTTTTAGCTAAAGTAGAAAAGTATGGACTCACGGTGGAAGAGACGAGTTCTATAGATGCAAAGGAATTTGGTTCTGATCTTCCGGAAGGTTTAATTATTACACAAGTAAAGGCCAATTCTATTGCGGAAGATGCGGGCTTGCGAGCTGGAATGGTTATTGCGCAGGTTAATCGCCGAAGTGTAAAGACTACAAAAGAATATAACGAAGCTTTATCTTTAAAGCCTGGCCAAGCTTTACTGCTAGTGAAAGCGAATGGCGTCTCGCGCTATGTGCTCTTAAAGAAATAA
- a CDS encoding TetR/AcrR family transcriptional regulator, with translation MDKREKILEAASKNFKDRGFASTTISKIAKDANIGKGTIYEYFNSKEELLMYCCIENCQAVEASLDSLVEAFEESNNNPVKIIYTTIHTVLSEFFKKGVEENRLFYELSLLIATNPQIKTIVSQEFQLKVAHWQSLALADYQKGLEQGYFRDIDNPEDLACFIVATIDGLIWQMQWANEDELLTRPERMANMYLNLILKEPHRLEEFIK, from the coding sequence ATGGATAAACGTGAAAAAATTTTAGAAGCAGCGAGCAAAAACTTTAAAGACCGAGGCTTTGCGAGCACAACAATCTCAAAGATTGCTAAAGACGCAAACATCGGGAAAGGAACTATTTACGAATACTTCAACTCTAAAGAGGAGTTGCTCATGTATTGCTGTATAGAAAATTGCCAAGCAGTTGAAGCGAGCCTTGACAGCTTGGTTGAGGCCTTTGAAGAAAGTAATAATAATCCTGTCAAAATCATCTACACGACCATCCACACAGTGCTTTCGGAGTTTTTCAAAAAAGGCGTTGAAGAGAACCGCCTCTTCTATGAACTCTCACTCTTAATTGCTACGAATCCGCAAATTAAAACTATTGTCAGTCAAGAATTCCAACTAAAAGTGGCTCATTGGCAAAGTTTAGCTCTCGCCGATTACCAAAAAGGTTTAGAGCAAGGATACTTTCGTGATATTGACAATCCTGAAGACTTAGCGTGCTTCATAGTTGCAACGATAGATGGCTTGATTTGGCAAATGCAATGGGCCAACGAAGACGAGTTACTCACTCGACCTGAACGCATGGCCAACATGTACCTCAATTTAATACTCAAAGAACCCCACCGTCTGGAGGAATTCATCAAATGA
- a CDS encoding efflux RND transporter permease subunit gives MKNFIAFFLRQGVLLNIIFVGMIIFSATIALPNMPVEQFPNFTFGEVQISTMYPGATPDEVERLVTEEIEDSLRGMEDLDYIKSTSQADRSNINVKFVDDTDYKALYNELRFRVMGIQNRLPVQNGEPLTPFFSEADVDEWLPVIQVNLISKNDANPLPKRTLVLLAKDLRLRLEQIDKVKKVLLLGDNQEQYTIALDPQKLDANRITLQDVAAKMRLAGQAPPSGSITSSAGESLIRIDQRYRSSSDIYSITIRQDGDGNQVTVGDLVIDEESGIRKLQGNLINSINAADSTACKVLKLRSGNAFKIKSDVKEAVELFKKDYDQYSFEIVYTLDTTKKIKDGLGVLSESLVLSIIFVMYLLFIFLAKRSKKLTTIGTVIALSATVVSYASSSTLVQAIAIGVLACFVMYACRAAVLTISGIIFSFLGSLLIFYLTGQSINELTLLGFVLVSGIVVDDAIVVIENIQRHREMGKKIKIAVIDGTSEVFWPVLSATLTTMAAFLPLLLMTGSVGDFFSLVPIAVCTALAISIIECLILLPLHVIDLENLLGRDSAPETHKEECLDDFLNREGLLGKISRFYHTCLNWCLNHPVISILSSGLLFLIAIFIIIMPAFGFTPLLKLVFFPDNTSIMQIYVRMPGGTPMEETDKVVRKISEKLMAKGPKSISSTTAQSGMLVDLDYKPVMSNQYGFIMAELPPKAEREFTDAAGFIRDTRTELENEFEVNGIDLEVVSAKDGPPVGLPINVRVSGNNDETIMRAVDDIMSYLDEESNNSLKGIIDLKHDRQLRSNILSFKIDREKLAGLKLSEVDVQRFIADSLDGAYIADFRRSDEDIPLKLRLAESHIQDPVDLLNIPFINQADGKRVLFSDLGHFTSSTVSSSLIRWDFQRIVTISGNLDEDTKIGAINVSSRLNKWWLENRANYPGTVISFGGESESTGKSYRSLASAFLLAIILIYGILASQFRSYLQPLLIMSNIVFSFTGVIIVMALLGIGSDLLPEGSIRPERSFLTVNGFMAMVGLTGLVINDAIVLINFINQRIKDGLPLQQALLTAGHQRMRPIMMTTFTTIAGLLPMAIGIPDFSIAWSPFATAFIAGLTVSTSMTLLIIPVLFEILEKFRRNKFFKRFHNTLEER, from the coding sequence ATGAAAAATTTTATTGCATTTTTTCTGAGGCAGGGAGTCTTGCTGAACATCATCTTTGTTGGGATGATCATCTTTAGTGCGACCATTGCACTCCCCAATATGCCTGTCGAGCAATTCCCTAATTTCACCTTCGGGGAAGTTCAAATCTCTACCATGTATCCAGGAGCCACGCCTGACGAAGTCGAAAGACTCGTGACAGAGGAGATTGAAGACAGTTTGCGTGGTATGGAAGACCTCGATTATATTAAATCTACTTCCCAAGCTGACCGTTCAAACATAAATGTAAAGTTTGTTGATGACACAGATTACAAAGCCCTATATAACGAGCTGCGCTTTCGCGTCATGGGAATCCAAAATCGACTCCCTGTTCAAAATGGCGAACCATTAACTCCTTTTTTCTCAGAAGCTGATGTAGATGAATGGCTACCTGTCATCCAAGTCAATCTAATTTCAAAAAATGACGCGAATCCTTTACCAAAAAGAACGCTAGTTCTGCTAGCTAAGGACCTAAGACTTAGACTAGAGCAAATAGATAAAGTTAAAAAAGTCTTACTCCTAGGAGATAATCAAGAACAATATACTATTGCCCTAGATCCTCAAAAACTCGATGCAAATAGAATTACACTTCAAGATGTAGCTGCAAAAATGCGCCTTGCTGGTCAAGCACCCCCCTCAGGAAGTATCACTAGTTCTGCAGGAGAAAGCCTAATCCGCATTGACCAACGCTATCGCTCATCAAGCGACATATACAGCATCACGATTCGACAAGATGGTGATGGCAACCAAGTTACAGTTGGTGACTTAGTCATTGATGAGGAATCGGGGATTCGTAAACTTCAAGGCAACTTAATTAATAGTATCAATGCTGCCGATTCTACCGCGTGTAAAGTTCTCAAACTACGCTCAGGAAATGCCTTTAAAATTAAAAGCGATGTCAAAGAGGCTGTTGAACTTTTCAAAAAAGATTATGACCAATATTCATTTGAAATTGTCTATACACTCGATACTACTAAGAAAATTAAAGATGGCCTCGGAGTCTTATCAGAAAGTCTAGTTCTTTCCATTATCTTCGTGATGTACCTCCTCTTCATATTTTTAGCGAAAAGAAGCAAGAAACTCACGACTATCGGCACTGTTATTGCGCTCTCCGCAACCGTGGTTAGTTATGCTTCTAGCTCAACCCTCGTCCAAGCAATTGCCATTGGCGTCTTAGCTTGCTTCGTTATGTATGCCTGCCGAGCTGCGGTCCTCACTATTTCGGGAATTATTTTTAGTTTCTTAGGCAGTTTACTTATCTTTTATCTCACGGGCCAATCCATTAATGAGCTTACTCTATTAGGTTTTGTTTTAGTCTCGGGTATTGTGGTTGATGATGCGATTGTTGTTATAGAAAATATTCAACGCCATCGTGAAATGGGTAAAAAAATCAAAATCGCCGTAATTGATGGAACTTCAGAAGTTTTTTGGCCAGTACTAAGTGCCACATTAACAACTATGGCGGCCTTCCTACCTTTACTCTTGATGACAGGTTCCGTGGGCGACTTTTTCTCTCTTGTCCCCATCGCAGTTTGTACTGCCCTAGCCATCAGTATTATTGAATGCCTCATCTTATTGCCCCTTCACGTCATCGATTTAGAAAACTTATTGGGACGAGATTCCGCTCCCGAGACCCATAAAGAAGAATGTTTAGATGACTTCTTGAATCGCGAAGGACTCTTGGGTAAAATCTCTCGCTTTTATCACACCTGCTTAAATTGGTGCCTAAACCACCCGGTCATCAGTATCTTATCTTCGGGCCTCCTCTTTTTAATTGCTATCTTCATTATTATCATGCCCGCATTTGGCTTCACTCCTTTACTTAAACTTGTTTTTTTTCCTGACAACACATCAATCATGCAAATCTATGTGCGCATGCCTGGAGGGACTCCAATGGAAGAAACAGATAAAGTTGTGCGTAAAATAAGTGAAAAACTTATGGCTAAAGGGCCAAAAAGTATTTCAAGCACTACAGCTCAATCAGGCATGTTGGTTGACTTAGATTACAAACCTGTCATGAGTAATCAGTACGGATTCATCATGGCCGAATTACCCCCGAAAGCTGAACGCGAATTTACCGATGCGGCAGGTTTCATTCGCGATACGCGCACAGAACTAGAAAATGAGTTCGAAGTAAATGGTATAGATTTAGAAGTTGTTTCAGCTAAAGACGGTCCCCCCGTAGGCCTCCCCATAAATGTTCGTGTCTCTGGGAATAATGACGAAACCATCATGAGAGCCGTCGATGATATCATGTCCTATTTAGACGAGGAATCCAACAATAGTCTAAAAGGCATCATTGATCTTAAACACGATCGTCAACTGCGCTCCAATATCCTTTCATTTAAAATTGATCGTGAAAAGCTTGCAGGGCTAAAGCTCTCAGAAGTCGATGTCCAGCGCTTTATTGCAGATAGTTTAGATGGTGCCTACATAGCTGACTTTAGGCGCTCCGACGAAGATATTCCCCTCAAGCTACGTTTAGCCGAAAGCCATATACAAGATCCCGTTGATTTACTTAACATCCCCTTTATTAATCAAGCGGATGGGAAACGAGTCTTATTTAGTGACCTCGGTCATTTTACTTCATCAACCGTTTCTTCTTCACTCATTCGCTGGGATTTCCAACGCATCGTGACCATTTCCGGCAACCTTGATGAAGACACCAAAATCGGCGCTATTAATGTTAGTTCAAGGCTCAATAAGTGGTGGCTAGAAAATCGAGCCAATTATCCTGGCACAGTCATTTCTTTTGGAGGTGAATCCGAAAGTACTGGCAAAAGCTACCGCTCCTTAGCATCAGCTTTTTTGCTCGCAATCATTCTCATCTACGGAATTTTAGCTAGTCAATTCCGCAGTTATCTTCAACCATTACTCATTATGTCCAATATCGTCTTCAGTTTTACTGGCGTTATCATTGTTATGGCTTTACTCGGCATTGGCTCAGATTTACTCCCCGAGGGCAGCATTCGTCCCGAACGCTCCTTTTTGACTGTTAATGGCTTCATGGCCATGGTCGGTTTGACTGGACTCGTGATTAATGATGCGATTGTTTTAATTAACTTTATCAATCAACGTATCAAAGATGGCTTACCATTACAGCAAGCCCTACTGACTGCCGGACATCAACGTATGCGACCTATTATGATGACCACCTTCACTACCATTGCTGGTTTACTCCCCATGGCTATTGGAATTCCTGATTTCAGTATTGCCTGGAGCCCTTTTGCCACCGCATTTATTGCAGGCTTAACTGTGAGTACGAGCATGACTCTTTTAATTATACCTGTACTTTTCGAAATATTAGAGAAGTTTCGACGCAATAAGTTTTTCAAACGTTTTCACAATACCTTGGAGGAAAGATGA
- a CDS encoding Smr/MutS family protein, which produces MQTLDLHELKADEAIKCFLNEYENYQKTREAFRLVHGYGSSGEGGKIMRRVRQILQDNSDKLKYSYGEDIDGNPGYTIIYPNQKMAPFTDLLAQEILGFCEVSKVQGKILSKFRKHGDSNIIRTLKNLEKHKMIKAGSKGIHKTWTKL; this is translated from the coding sequence ATGCAGACTCTTGACCTCCATGAATTAAAAGCTGACGAAGCGATTAAATGCTTTTTGAACGAATATGAAAACTACCAAAAGACGCGTGAAGCTTTCAGGCTCGTCCACGGCTATGGTAGCTCTGGTGAAGGTGGGAAAATCATGCGTAGGGTCCGTCAAATCCTCCAAGATAATTCTGACAAACTCAAATACTCCTACGGGGAAGATATTGATGGCAACCCAGGGTACACAATTATTTATCCCAATCAAAAAATGGCTCCATTTACCGATTTACTTGCTCAAGAAATTCTCGGATTTTGCGAAGTCAGCAAAGTCCAAGGAAAAATCCTTAGCAAATTCCGTAAGCATGGCGATTCCAATATTATTCGCACTCTGAAAAACCTAGAGAAACACAAAATGATTAAAGCAGGAAGCAAAGGTATCCACAAAACTTGGACTAAACTTTAA
- a CDS encoding efflux RND transporter periplasmic adaptor subunit produces the protein MKNLLIALTFCSCLFINANEKTWEPHKHPAKLTRVIMGFTQPCKVIDVEAEYAARLISYEVTEGSTLKGSSDKILIAKQDTSLVELELKASHAALESQKQTLKTQEARALLEKRNVKYRKLEMDRISRLSDDGKIAKSNFDRVSYEYDQSELTLIEVNQNIALQKQKITEAEVASELVKEKLARHYIYGPKRWILNHQISEAGSWLNANEVICQIVDTQELSIDFRISQEEYEVLTKSPIQLKYKEKQLRAKLHRSDRNYDPVSRKRHVELRVAGDQFADPSGGLEVKLELAVDYPSPAVIVPNEFVHMGLEQTWLLDEKGNKIIFQALRRNKNSYIIKKSDIPEKSILVKRK, from the coding sequence ATGAAAAATTTGCTCATTGCACTGACCTTCTGTTCGTGCTTATTTATTAATGCGAATGAAAAAACTTGGGAGCCCCATAAGCACCCTGCAAAATTAACACGAGTTATTATGGGCTTCACCCAACCATGTAAAGTCATCGATGTGGAAGCTGAATATGCGGCTAGATTAATCTCTTATGAAGTGACCGAAGGCTCTACCCTTAAAGGATCAAGCGATAAAATCCTTATTGCCAAGCAGGACACGAGTTTAGTTGAGTTAGAGCTCAAAGCTTCGCACGCCGCCCTAGAAAGCCAAAAACAAACTCTAAAAACTCAAGAAGCTCGAGCCCTTCTTGAAAAAAGAAATGTGAAGTACCGCAAACTCGAAATGGACCGCATTAGTCGCTTGAGTGATGACGGGAAAATCGCCAAATCAAACTTCGATAGAGTTTCATATGAATATGACCAATCCGAGCTCACCTTGATTGAAGTGAATCAAAATATTGCTTTACAAAAACAAAAAATCACAGAGGCCGAAGTTGCCTCAGAACTTGTTAAAGAAAAGCTTGCTCGCCACTATATTTACGGACCTAAGCGCTGGATATTAAACCATCAAATCAGCGAAGCAGGTAGTTGGCTAAATGCGAATGAAGTCATTTGTCAAATAGTCGACACTCAGGAATTGAGTATTGATTTTCGAATTAGCCAAGAAGAGTATGAAGTACTCACCAAATCACCTATACAACTCAAATATAAAGAAAAGCAGTTAAGAGCCAAACTCCACCGAAGTGATCGAAACTATGACCCCGTGAGCCGTAAACGCCATGTAGAACTGAGAGTGGCCGGTGATCAGTTTGCAGATCCCTCAGGAGGCTTAGAGGTGAAACTTGAGTTAGCAGTTGACTACCCATCCCCAGCCGTCATTGTACCTAACGAATTTGTGCACATGGGCCTCGAACAAACTTGGCTCTTAGATGAGAAAGGAAACAAAATCATTTTCCAAGCATTACGAAGAAATAAAAACTCTTACATTATCAAAAAAAGTGACATCCCCGAAAAAAGCATTTTAGTTAAGAGAAAGTAA
- a CDS encoding TolC family protein, with amino-acid sequence MKKHLTILCLFTLMAVQAQDSEVAKALEIKLDDIRSLVIKNLSEIRNSEIRIQQTEVNKDLRIARFKTQGDVTAGYENLFESSEPLAFGYDNDEDERLSSSLKISQYLYGFGRKKWALEEGLAEVKLSRLQNAMMIRDLSFKARLDYWSYIFEQAGLEVAKERLKLSEEEEQDTESLFEVGTLSRVDVLQTKVTKMQSLNTTRAQQSRLNESMFAFASSIGEVTAKIKSLETLVPPKNVEKLLVQVKTMLDKSLEIAILEADSNVSRTKIEQVKSEYAPELYGLASAGVTGPETDDLEDGWLVGVTLNWTILDGKQRGSRQLFESKNILANDFSVKAEIRERTRIYLQLESQWESLAEQIYNEKKALEFAEENYTIAREQYRAGLLTLLQVSDVNLQLVESRYRLLSIIYQMQVLRENLLYLKQ; translated from the coding sequence ATGAAAAAACATCTCACCATATTATGCCTTTTCACGCTTATGGCTGTACAGGCTCAAGATAGCGAAGTAGCCAAAGCACTCGAAATTAAACTCGATGACATTCGTTCACTTGTCATCAAGAACCTAAGCGAAATTCGCAATAGCGAAATTCGCATCCAACAAACTGAAGTTAATAAAGATCTTCGCATTGCCCGTTTTAAAACTCAAGGCGATGTAACTGCAGGATACGAAAACCTTTTTGAGAGTAGTGAACCTCTAGCCTTTGGCTATGACAATGATGAGGATGAACGCCTAAGTAGTTCTCTGAAAATCAGTCAATACCTCTATGGTTTTGGCCGTAAAAAATGGGCCTTAGAAGAAGGCTTAGCCGAAGTTAAATTGAGCCGTTTACAAAATGCCATGATGATTCGTGACCTCAGCTTTAAGGCTCGACTCGATTACTGGAGCTACATCTTTGAACAAGCTGGCTTAGAAGTGGCCAAAGAACGTTTAAAACTCAGTGAAGAAGAAGAGCAAGATACCGAGAGTTTATTTGAAGTCGGTACCTTAAGTCGTGTCGATGTCTTGCAAACAAAAGTGACTAAGATGCAATCCTTAAACACAACGCGTGCACAACAATCTCGACTCAACGAAAGTATGTTTGCTTTCGCCTCCTCGATTGGCGAAGTCACCGCAAAAATTAAATCATTAGAAACTTTAGTACCTCCAAAAAATGTAGAAAAGCTTTTAGTTCAAGTCAAAACCATGCTCGATAAGAGTTTGGAAATTGCCATCCTGGAAGCGGACTCAAATGTGTCACGAACCAAGATTGAACAAGTCAAATCTGAATATGCACCTGAACTCTACGGTTTAGCGAGTGCTGGTGTCACAGGGCCTGAAACTGATGATCTCGAAGATGGCTGGCTCGTGGGAGTTACATTAAACTGGACTATCTTAGATGGCAAACAACGCGGCTCACGTCAATTATTTGAGTCAAAAAACATTCTTGCCAATGATTTCTCGGTCAAAGCAGAGATTAGAGAACGCACACGCATCTACCTCCAACTCGAAAGCCAATGGGAAAGCCTTGCAGAACAAATCTATAACGAAAAAAAAGCTTTAGAATTTGCCGAAGAAAACTACACAATTGCCCGCGAACAATACCGCGCTGGCCTCTTAACCCTCTTGCAAGTTAGCGATGTTAATCTACAGTTAGTTGAATCCCGCTACCGCTTGCTTTCGATCATTTATCAGATGCAAGTTCTTCGTGAAAACTTATTATATTTAAAGCAATAA